Proteins encoded together in one Terriglobus saanensis SP1PR4 window:
- the sdhA gene encoding succinate dehydrogenase flavoprotein subunit → MAAVPKIIVVGGGLAGLSSVIKIAEAGGKVDLFSIVPVKRSHSVCAQGGINAAKNLKGEGDDVFKHFDDTIYGGDFLANQTPVKNMTAQGPAIIDLLDRMGVPFNRTPEGLLDFRRFGGTLYHRTAFAGATTGQQLLYALDEQVRRFESEGKVQKYEGWEFLSAVLDEAGVCRGICAMDLRTMEVKTFHADAIIICTGGNGAIFGKSTNSVVCTGSAASALYQQGAYYSNGEFIQVHPTAIPGEDKLRLMSESARGEGGRVWVPRKKGDPRPAKTIPEADRFYFLEEWYPKYGNLVPRDIATRAIHRIVYQEDLGIDGQPMVYLDVSHIDREVLEKKIEGILEIYEKFVGDDPHEVPMKIFPGVHYTMGGLWVDFNQMTNIPGVFAAGEADYSIHGANRLGANSLLSCIYGGFVAGPQAILYAKNLPAQKGDGGAAKEEVRQREFNNILLQNEGTENPFKLWRELGDTMTRHATIIRYNAGLREADEKIVELLSRYRNINLSDKSAWANTSFAFARQLYNMLQLARVIVQGAEKRDESRGAHYKPDFTERNDEKFLKTTMGSYDPIADAPVITYEEVDTQWITPRPRRYDASA, encoded by the coding sequence ATGGCAGCAGTGCCTAAGATTATTGTGGTTGGTGGTGGACTGGCGGGCTTGTCGTCGGTGATCAAAATTGCTGAGGCGGGCGGTAAGGTCGACCTGTTTTCGATCGTACCGGTGAAGCGTTCGCACTCGGTCTGTGCGCAGGGCGGCATCAACGCCGCGAAGAACCTGAAGGGCGAAGGCGACGACGTCTTCAAGCACTTTGACGACACGATCTACGGTGGCGACTTTCTTGCCAACCAGACGCCCGTGAAGAACATGACGGCGCAGGGCCCGGCGATCATCGATCTGCTGGACCGTATGGGCGTCCCATTCAATCGCACACCGGAAGGTCTTCTGGACTTCCGCCGCTTTGGTGGAACGCTCTATCACCGCACGGCTTTTGCTGGCGCGACGACGGGACAACAACTTCTGTACGCGCTGGATGAGCAGGTTCGCCGCTTTGAGAGCGAAGGGAAGGTTCAGAAGTACGAGGGATGGGAGTTTCTCTCCGCCGTGCTCGACGAGGCTGGCGTCTGCCGCGGTATCTGCGCGATGGATCTGCGCACGATGGAAGTGAAGACCTTCCACGCGGACGCGATCATCATCTGCACGGGCGGCAATGGAGCGATCTTCGGCAAAAGCACGAACTCCGTGGTCTGCACTGGATCGGCCGCCTCCGCGCTGTATCAGCAGGGCGCGTACTACTCCAACGGCGAGTTTATCCAGGTGCATCCGACGGCGATCCCGGGCGAGGACAAGCTGCGACTGATGTCCGAGAGCGCACGTGGCGAAGGTGGACGCGTCTGGGTTCCGCGCAAGAAGGGCGATCCCCGTCCGGCGAAGACGATTCCCGAGGCGGACCGTTTCTACTTCCTGGAAGAGTGGTATCCGAAGTACGGCAACCTTGTGCCGCGTGATATTGCGACGCGTGCGATCCATCGCATTGTGTACCAGGAAGATCTTGGCATCGACGGACAGCCGATGGTGTATCTCGACGTCTCACATATCGACCGCGAGGTGCTGGAGAAGAAGATCGAAGGCATCCTCGAGATCTACGAGAAGTTTGTCGGCGACGATCCGCATGAAGTGCCGATGAAGATTTTCCCGGGCGTGCATTACACGATGGGTGGACTCTGGGTGGACTTCAACCAGATGACGAATATCCCAGGTGTGTTTGCCGCAGGAGAAGCGGATTACTCGATCCACGGTGCAAACCGCCTGGGTGCGAACTCGCTTCTCTCCTGCATCTACGGCGGCTTTGTCGCCGGGCCGCAAGCGATCCTTTATGCCAAGAATCTACCTGCACAGAAGGGCGATGGAGGAGCGGCGAAGGAAGAGGTTCGTCAGCGCGAGTTCAACAATATTCTTCTGCAGAACGAAGGCACAGAGAATCCGTTCAAGCTATGGCGTGAGCTCGGCGATACGATGACGCGGCACGCGACGATCATTCGCTACAACGCGGGTCTGCGCGAAGCCGACGAGAAGATCGTCGAACTGCTCTCTCGTTATCGCAACATCAATCTCTCGGACAAGAGTGCATGGGCGAACACCTCGTTTGCCTTCGCTCGTCAGCTCTACAACATGCTGCAGCTCGCGCGCGTGATCGTGCAGGGTGCGGAGAAGCGGGATGAGAGCCGCGGCGCGCATTACAAGCCGGACTTCACCGAGCGCAACGATGAGAAGTTCCTGAAGACGACGATGGGATCGTATGACCCGATAGCGGATGCTCCGGTGATTACGTACGAAGAGGTCGACACACAGTGGATCACGCCGCGCCCGCGCCGGTATGACGCTTCCGCTTAG
- a CDS encoding succinate dehydrogenase, which yields MASVAAPAPPSNQHPIKGVQPLRAGEGNSFVLRRLHSLTGIVPIGAFLVEHIISNIEIVHGPLAYAQQVKFLNGLPLVRVLEWAFIFIPLAFHALYGVYIAIKGRPNVNVYPWAGNWMYLSQRVTGILALAYIIQHLYFQRFTGVSLPEHPGLAYWKVQYELSNPWMVAVYVIGMIVTCWHFAYGVWLFAAKWGITPGDRARKKFGWVCGVFGTVLCAAGLWSIIAIVSAPAVPFEDVMPAQQPGVMAPSMPVQNESQQQPPLTQQ from the coding sequence ATGGCTTCGGTCGCTGCACCGGCACCACCATCCAATCAGCATCCGATCAAGGGTGTTCAGCCACTGCGCGCGGGCGAGGGAAACTCGTTTGTGCTGCGCCGGCTTCATTCCCTGACGGGCATTGTTCCCATCGGCGCATTTCTGGTCGAACATATCATCTCGAATATCGAGATCGTGCATGGCCCGCTGGCCTATGCGCAGCAGGTGAAGTTCTTGAACGGCCTGCCGCTCGTGCGCGTGCTCGAGTGGGCGTTCATCTTTATCCCGCTGGCCTTCCACGCGCTGTACGGCGTGTACATCGCCATCAAGGGCCGTCCTAATGTAAATGTGTATCCGTGGGCGGGCAACTGGATGTACCTGTCGCAGCGCGTGACGGGCATCCTGGCGCTGGCGTACATCATTCAGCATCTGTACTTCCAGCGGTTCACGGGTGTGAGCCTGCCGGAGCATCCCGGCCTCGCGTACTGGAAGGTGCAGTATGAGCTTTCCAATCCATGGATGGTCGCCGTCTATGTAATTGGCATGATCGTAACGTGCTGGCACTTTGCCTACGGCGTCTGGCTCTTTGCAGCGAAGTGGGGCATTACGCCTGGCGATCGCGCGCGAAAGAAGTTCGGATGGGTCTGCGGTGTCTTTGGAACGGTGCTTTGCGCGGCCGGCCTTTGGAGCATTATCGCCATTGTGAGTGCGCCTGCGGTTCCGTTTGAAGATGTGATGCCTGCGCAGCAGCCGGGTGTGATGGCTCCATCCATGCCTGTTCAGAATGAGTCGCAACAGCAGCCGCCGTTGACACAGCAGTAG
- a CDS encoding type II toxin-antitoxin system RelE/ParE family toxin translates to MKLIWTVPADEDADAIFARIYSENKEAALRVHDAIYDASESLASSSRKNRPRCAGHARFLLTAHLHLLIYRVSRDQVLLLRVLHGAQQ, encoded by the coding sequence ATGAAGTTGATCTGGACTGTCCCTGCTGACGAAGATGCCGATGCGATCTTTGCAAGAATCTATTCCGAGAACAAAGAAGCAGCACTTCGAGTTCATGACGCGATTTACGACGCGTCCGAGTCGCTCGCTTCCTCAAGCCGGAAGAATAGGCCGCGCTGCGCGGGACACGCGAGATTCCTGCTAACGGCACACCTTCATCTGCTCATCTACAGGGTTTCCAGAGATCAGGTGCTGCTCTTGCGGGTGCTGCATGGAGCGCAGCAGTAG
- a CDS encoding type II toxin-antitoxin system RelB/DinJ family antitoxin, whose product MAATALVQTRIDPEIRDKAAEVLQRVGLTVSDAVRMMLTRTANEGALPFGAADADYDAWFRAKVQEALEDPRPESLAKS is encoded by the coding sequence ATGGCAGCTACGGCGCTGGTTCAGACGAGGATCGACCCTGAAATCCGGGATAAGGCGGCAGAGGTATTGCAGCGCGTGGGGCTGACGGTCTCCGACGCGGTGCGGATGATGCTGACGCGGACGGCGAATGAGGGTGCTCTGCCGTTTGGGGCGGCGGACGCGGATTACGATGCGTGGTTTCGTGCCAAGGTGCAGGAGGCGCTGGAAGATCCCCGACCGGAATCCCTAGCGAAATCGTAG
- a CDS encoding non-canonical purine NTP pyrophosphatase: MPVLYIASTNAGKLRDFRAAAEVFGVDIEPLPGLKEIPAPDETEKSFEGNARLKAEFYSALALGKLVLADDSGLEVDMLGGAPGVRSARYADDSGFVFEGTVDQRNNACLLAALGDEVDRRGRYRCVLVLARDGAVVDVSEGSVEGEILGAPVGEGGFGYDPLFWLPDRGLTMAELDDAEKQRVSHRGRALVGILSRL; encoded by the coding sequence ATGCCGGTGCTGTACATCGCTTCCACAAACGCCGGGAAGCTGCGAGACTTCCGCGCGGCTGCGGAGGTCTTTGGAGTGGACATCGAGCCGCTTCCGGGGTTGAAGGAGATTCCGGCTCCGGACGAGACCGAGAAAAGTTTTGAGGGGAATGCACGCCTGAAGGCCGAGTTTTATTCGGCGTTGGCACTGGGCAAGCTGGTTCTGGCGGATGACTCGGGGCTGGAAGTCGATATGCTGGGTGGAGCTCCGGGTGTGCGGTCGGCGCGGTATGCGGACGATTCGGGCTTTGTTTTCGAGGGCACGGTGGATCAGCGCAACAACGCTTGCCTGCTGGCCGCACTGGGCGATGAGGTCGATCGGCGTGGACGCTACCGGTGTGTCCTGGTGCTAGCTCGTGATGGAGCGGTTGTCGATGTGAGCGAAGGCTCGGTTGAAGGGGAGATTCTCGGCGCGCCCGTTGGGGAGGGTGGATTTGGGTACGATCCCCTCTTCTGGCTTCCGGACCGTGGGCTCACCATGGCAGAGCTAGATGATGCGGAGAAGCAAAGGGTGAGCCATCGCGGACGGGCGTTAGTGGGGATCCTTTCGCGTCTGTAA
- a CDS encoding carbohydrate kinase family protein: protein MSASTTVDLVGVGLNATDTVISVEKFPAVGSKVEFHAVNVMPGGQTASTVVACQRWGMSTRYIGRVGDDAAASLHREAFAAAGVDAQIVPVANCASQQSIIILDSTGERTILHKRDERLALSPADLKREWIVNARMLHVDGWDTEAATVAARWAREAGVLVSCDLDQLYPGVEELITCIDYVIASADFPCRLMGEDDIEKALKAMHREYDCKLSAATLGHDGVLAWDGETMHYQAAYKVPVVDTTGAGDTFRAGFIYGLQQGWALDHQLDFACAAAALNCTALGARGGIKTLAAIEQLRSTGERYTRQS, encoded by the coding sequence ATGAGTGCATCTACCACGGTGGATTTAGTAGGCGTAGGCCTGAACGCCACCGATACCGTAATATCTGTTGAAAAATTTCCTGCAGTGGGATCAAAAGTCGAGTTTCACGCAGTCAACGTGATGCCGGGAGGCCAGACCGCTTCGACGGTCGTGGCCTGCCAACGATGGGGCATGAGTACGCGCTACATCGGCCGCGTCGGCGACGATGCGGCAGCTTCCCTCCACCGCGAGGCCTTTGCCGCTGCGGGTGTGGACGCTCAGATCGTACCCGTAGCAAACTGTGCGAGCCAGCAGTCCATCATCATTCTGGATAGCACAGGCGAACGCACGATTCTGCACAAACGCGATGAGCGGCTGGCGTTGTCGCCTGCAGACCTGAAGCGCGAGTGGATTGTGAATGCGCGCATGCTGCACGTGGATGGATGGGACACGGAGGCTGCGACCGTCGCGGCGCGATGGGCGCGCGAAGCCGGTGTACTGGTGAGTTGCGATCTGGACCAGCTTTATCCCGGCGTAGAAGAGCTGATCACCTGCATTGATTACGTGATTGCCAGCGCGGACTTCCCTTGCCGCTTGATGGGTGAAGACGACATCGAGAAGGCCCTGAAGGCGATGCATCGCGAGTACGACTGCAAGCTCAGCGCTGCAACGCTTGGCCATGACGGCGTACTGGCCTGGGATGGTGAGACGATGCACTACCAGGCGGCGTACAAAGTTCCTGTGGTGGATACGACGGGCGCGGGCGACACCTTTCGCGCGGGCTTTATCTACGGCCTGCAGCAGGGGTGGGCGCTGGATCATCAGCTCGATTTTGCCTGCGCGGCAGCAGCCTTAAACTGCACGGCGCTCGGAGCTCGCGGCGGGATTAAGACACTGGCAGCGATCGAACAGCTACGGAGCACGGGCGAGCGTTATACGAGGCAATCCTGA
- a CDS encoding inositol-3-phosphate synthase — protein MTEASTAPKAADIQPAAGKLGIMIPGMGAVATTLIAGVEAIRRGLAKPIGSMTQMGTIRLGKRSDDNQPLIRDFAPIAALDDLVFTGWDIFGGNLYEAARTANVLDRDQLEEIRPFLESIEPMPAVFDQHYVKRLTGTRIKTGKNKCDLANQIRNDIAEFKTRTDRQVMLWCGSTEIFLEQTAVHQTLAAFEKGLVDDDPGISPSMLYAWACLKEGIPFANGAPNLTVDIPALRELSKLTGAPICGKDFKTGQTFIKTVLAPAFKTRYLGLSGWYSTNILGNRDGEVLDDPESFKTKEESKLGVLEYILQPDKHPDLYKDIFHKVRINYYPPRGDNKEGWDNIDIFGWLGYPMQLKVDFLCRDSILAAPLALDLCLYMDLAARTPSLSHLGVQEWLSFYFKAPDTAPGNIPEHDLFIQSMKLKNTLRHIMGEDLVTHLETPND, from the coding sequence ATGACCGAAGCATCCACAGCACCGAAAGCCGCTGACATCCAACCCGCCGCAGGAAAACTCGGCATCATGATTCCCGGCATGGGGGCCGTCGCCACTACGCTCATCGCTGGCGTGGAAGCCATCCGCCGCGGTCTCGCCAAACCCATCGGCTCCATGACGCAGATGGGCACCATCCGTCTGGGCAAACGTTCCGACGACAACCAGCCGCTTATCCGCGACTTCGCGCCCATCGCCGCGCTTGACGATCTCGTCTTCACTGGCTGGGACATCTTCGGAGGCAATCTCTACGAGGCCGCTAGAACCGCCAACGTGCTCGATCGCGATCAGCTCGAAGAGATCCGTCCCTTCCTCGAATCCATCGAGCCCATGCCTGCCGTCTTCGATCAGCACTACGTCAAACGCCTCACCGGGACACGGATCAAGACCGGCAAGAACAAGTGCGATCTCGCCAACCAGATCCGCAACGACATCGCCGAGTTCAAAACAAGGACCGACCGTCAGGTCATGCTCTGGTGCGGCTCGACGGAGATCTTCCTCGAACAAACCGCAGTCCATCAGACGCTGGCGGCCTTCGAAAAAGGCCTCGTCGACGATGACCCCGGCATCTCGCCTTCCATGCTGTACGCCTGGGCCTGTCTCAAAGAGGGCATTCCCTTTGCCAACGGCGCGCCCAATCTAACGGTAGATATTCCCGCTCTCCGCGAGCTCTCGAAGCTCACAGGTGCACCCATCTGCGGCAAAGACTTCAAGACCGGTCAGACCTTCATCAAGACCGTTCTCGCGCCAGCCTTCAAGACGCGCTATCTCGGACTCTCCGGCTGGTACTCAACCAACATTCTCGGCAACCGCGACGGCGAAGTCCTCGACGATCCCGAGTCCTTCAAGACTAAGGAAGAGTCGAAGCTCGGCGTTCTGGAATACATCCTCCAGCCCGACAAGCACCCCGATCTCTACAAAGACATCTTCCACAAAGTCCGAATTAACTACTACCCGCCTCGCGGCGACAACAAAGAGGGCTGGGACAACATCGACATCTTCGGCTGGCTGGGTTATCCCATGCAACTCAAGGTCGACTTCCTCTGCCGCGACTCCATCCTTGCCGCTCCGCTAGCGCTCGATCTCTGCCTGTACATGGATCTTGCCGCACGCACGCCCTCACTCTCGCACCTCGGCGTACAGGAGTGGCTCAGCTTCTACTTCAAAGCGCCCGACACCGCCCCGGGAAACATCCCGGAACACGATCTCTTCATTCAATCCATGAAACTAAAAAATACCCTCCGTCACATCATGGGCGAAGACCTCGTCACCCACCTCGAGACCCCGAACGATTAG
- a CDS encoding M48 family metallopeptidase, which produces MKLLHAAAVLVLTPLALSAQVSNNPQNQNPNQQPQSKAPQGPTATQADLDAAKKKADAKSDSIPEVGDDLKKDIKSGSIDDVNAAGTRDIGGRGMGNWYSVDWEVRNGKGYSMEIEKSAHLITDPVINEYVNRVGQNIVKNSDCKVPFTIKVIDSDEINAMALPGGYFYVNSGLILAADEEAELAGVMAHETAHVCAHHAAREMTRMNYAQIGSVPLLFVGGWTGYGIYEASQIAIPMTFLSFSRGFEAQADWLGVQYMYRSGYDPQAFISIFEKLDALEKHKPGMLARAFSDHPQTPDRIARSEEEIATILPARPDYVVTTSEYDDIKARLARIQNKRKIDDKKDGNKPTLRRTSAGSNDPSATTSGQDKSDDRPTLGRRD; this is translated from the coding sequence ATGAAACTCCTCCACGCCGCTGCCGTTCTTGTTCTTACCCCGCTTGCGCTGAGCGCGCAGGTCTCAAATAATCCCCAAAATCAGAACCCGAACCAGCAGCCGCAGAGCAAGGCGCCGCAGGGGCCCACTGCGACGCAGGCTGACCTTGACGCCGCGAAGAAAAAGGCCGACGCAAAATCCGACTCCATCCCCGAGGTGGGCGACGACCTGAAAAAGGACATCAAGTCCGGTTCGATTGATGACGTCAACGCCGCTGGAACCCGCGACATCGGTGGCCGCGGCATGGGCAACTGGTATTCGGTCGATTGGGAGGTCCGCAATGGCAAGGGATACTCGATGGAGATTGAAAAGTCGGCCCATCTGATCACCGATCCGGTCATCAACGAGTATGTCAATCGCGTAGGCCAGAACATCGTCAAGAACTCCGACTGCAAGGTTCCCTTCACGATCAAGGTCATCGATTCCGACGAAATCAATGCCATGGCTCTCCCAGGCGGATATTTCTACGTCAACTCCGGCCTAATCCTGGCTGCGGACGAAGAAGCCGAACTCGCCGGTGTGATGGCGCACGAAACCGCTCACGTCTGCGCCCACCACGCCGCCCGTGAGATGACGCGCATGAACTACGCGCAGATCGGTTCTGTCCCGCTTCTGTTTGTTGGCGGCTGGACTGGCTACGGGATCTACGAGGCATCGCAGATCGCTATCCCCATGACCTTCCTCTCCTTCTCGCGCGGATTTGAGGCGCAGGCAGACTGGCTCGGCGTGCAGTATATGTACCGCTCCGGTTACGATCCGCAGGCCTTCATCTCGATCTTTGAAAAGCTGGACGCTCTCGAAAAGCACAAGCCCGGCATGCTCGCCCGCGCTTTCTCCGATCATCCCCAGACGCCCGACCGCATCGCTCGCTCGGAAGAAGAGATCGCCACAATCCTTCCTGCGCGACCTGACTACGTTGTCACCACCTCGGAGTACGACGACATCAAGGCCCGCCTCGCTCGCATCCAGAACAAGCGCAAGATTGACGACAAGAAGGACGGCAACAAGCCGACACTCCGCCGGACCTCCGCTGGCAGCAACGATCCCAGTGCCACTACCTCCGGTCAGGACAAATCCGACGACCGCCCCACCCTGGGCCGCCGCGACTAG
- the queF gene encoding preQ(1) synthase has protein sequence MTTDKRYTDEHAAAGLDHAFPAIETWQNHFRAYEILVDDPEFTSVCPKTGLPDFGVLTIRYMPRESCLELKSLKEYLFHYRNLGIFQENIVNQVLNDVVKACDPIWCEIKGDFRPRGGISTIVTAYHPRTEDDPRR, from the coding sequence ATGACTACCGACAAGCGCTACACCGACGAGCACGCCGCAGCAGGCCTCGACCATGCCTTCCCAGCGATTGAGACATGGCAGAACCACTTCCGTGCCTACGAGATTCTCGTCGACGACCCCGAATTTACCTCCGTCTGCCCCAAGACCGGCCTTCCCGACTTCGGTGTTCTGACGATCCGCTACATGCCGCGCGAGAGCTGCCTTGAACTTAAGAGCCTCAAGGAATACCTCTTCCACTATCGCAACCTCGGCATCTTCCAGGAGAACATCGTCAATCAGGTCCTCAACGATGTAGTGAAAGCCTGCGACCCAATCTGGTGCGAGATCAAGGGCGATTTCCGTCCTCGGGGTGGTATCTCAACGATTGTGACGGCTTATCATCCACGCACTGAGGACGATCCAAGGCGGTAG